CTCTTTGCAGGTGACTTCCTTTACATAATCCGCACCCACCAGACCGGGCCACTCCTTGGCTTTGGCGATAGCTTCCTCATCACTTAGGGCTTCCGTAGACAGACAGGCCTTCAATGCTCCGTGGACTCGAAGACATTTCGTAATGGTTCGCGTATCCACGCCAGACAACCCTGGAATGCCGTTTCGTGACAGGTAGGTATGGAGATCTTCTCTACTCCGCCAGTTGCTTGATAAAGGACTGAGATCCCGAACAACAAATCCTGAGACCTTGGGTCCCGAAGATTCTTCATCATCTGGGCAGATCCCATAATTCCCAATTTGGGGAGCCGTCATAGTAATAATCTGGCCGAAATACGATGGGTCGGTTAGTATTTCTTGATACCCGGTCATGCTGGTGTTGAACACCGCTTCGCCGAGAACCGTTTTTTCACTACCAAAAGAAATCCCACGAAAGACGTTTCCGTCTTCAAACGCTAATACACCGGTCCTATTTTTAGACATTAGCGCATTAGCAAAAGAGCTGTTGTAAGGTCTGCAATCAATTTCTTACTAAGAGGCATAGTTTTGTTTCACATTGATTTTTTAGAAGGGTTTCACAGCCTCTTCCTTATCTAATTTTCTTCGTTCTAATGTCTCAAAATAATCGATCAAATTCCTGGTTCCAAGGGCAAGGCCTCTGGGAGGACACCCCCAGTGAGGACTGGAAGAACTGGGGCTGGCAGCTTCGCAACCGTATTACACGCCTGGACCAACTCGAATCGTTAATGACTCTTACCCAGGAGGAAAAGGAAGGTTGCGAGCATGCCAATGAGAAGCTCGCACTGGCGATCACACCCTATTTTTTCAATCTCATTGACCGTGAAGACAAGGATTGCCCTTTACGGAAACAGCTCATTCCACGCAAAAATGAGATGACGGTCGCTTCCTGGGAAACGTTGGATCCTCTCGCAGAAGACAGCCATTTGGTGGTACCAGGCCTGGTTCATCGCTACCCGGATCGCGCTCTCTTTCTAGTAACCGATCGCTGTGCCGCCTATTGCCGCTACTGCACACGCAGTCGTTTGGTTAGCAACAGCCAGGGTTATGACTTCCACCCCCAAATCGAGCAGGCATTCGAATACCTGCAAAATACTCCACAAATTCGGGACGTACTTATCAGCGGAGGTGACCCCCTACTCCTTTCAGACAAGAAAATCGATTACTTGCTCGGGCGTTTGAAAGAGATCGAGCACATCGAATTCGTCAGAATTGGTTCTCGGATACCCGTTTTCCTGCCCCAACGAATCACCCCGGAACTGTGCCAAATTTTTCTAAAGCATGAACCTCTATGGATGAGCATACACGTTAACCATCCAAGCGAATGCACCGAAGAACTCAAGGAAGCCACTGGAAGATTGGCTCGTGCCGGCGTGCCCTTGGGTAATCAGTCCGTTCTTTTGAGCGGAGTGAATGACGATGTGGATACCATGAAGGATTTGGTCCATCGGCTACTCCAGATGCGAGTACGCCCCTACTATCTATATCAGCTGGACGCGATTACCGGAAGCAGTCACTTCAAGGTAGATATCAAGAAAGGCATAGAAATTATCCAGGGCCTTCGAGGCCACACAACGGGCTATGCGATTCCACAATATGTTATCGATGCTCCCCAAGGAGGCGGAAAGATCCCTATCAATCCCGACTATGTGGAATGTATCAATGACGATGAAATCGTCCTGAAGAATTTCGAAGGAAAGATCTTTCGCTATTCCACCGACACATTGGAATCTCCTAAGAAAGGTTCGAAACCGGATTTCCCGACAGAGCTCTACGCCTGAGAAAAGGGGAAACTTGTCTTAGGCAAATTACACCAGGTAGTTTAGCAATAGAAACGCCAGGTAGGTTCCCACCAGCAGGCCACCAACCCAACGGCTTAAGTGAGTATCGCATACTTTGATTCCAATTCGGAAAATGATCAGTAGTACGAGCATAACTGGAAAATGCGTGGTGAAGAAATCCTTCGGGACGGCCAGCCCAGCCGGTGTTACCGCAGCAGCAGCTCCTGCCACAAAAAGCACATTCAGTATATCTGCTCCTATCACATTTCCAATCGCGAGCTCACCTTGTCCTTTTCGAATTGAGCTGAGCACCGTTACCAG
This genomic stretch from Opitutia bacterium ISCC 52 harbors:
- a CDS encoding KamA family radical SAM protein: MSQNNRSNSWFQGQGLWEDTPSEDWKNWGWQLRNRITRLDQLESLMTLTQEEKEGCEHANEKLALAITPYFFNLIDREDKDCPLRKQLIPRKNEMTVASWETLDPLAEDSHLVVPGLVHRYPDRALFLVTDRCAAYCRYCTRSRLVSNSQGYDFHPQIEQAFEYLQNTPQIRDVLISGGDPLLLSDKKIDYLLGRLKEIEHIEFVRIGSRIPVFLPQRITPELCQIFLKHEPLWMSIHVNHPSECTEELKEATGRLARAGVPLGNQSVLLSGVNDDVDTMKDLVHRLLQMRVRPYYLYQLDAITGSSHFKVDIKKGIEIIQGLRGHTTGYAIPQYVIDAPQGGGKIPINPDYVECINDDEIVLKNFEGKIFRYSTDTLESPKKGSKPDFPTELYA